In Solanum pennellii chromosome 3, SPENNV200, a single window of DNA contains:
- the LOC107014757 gene encoding protein indeterminate-domain 7-like yields MMMKDLMNQQAQVPGVVMEENMSNLTSASGEASVSSSNRNDNNNNNIYPHHQYNFAPPNQQTQPAQQIKKKRNQPGNPDPEAEVIALSPKTLMATNRFVCEICNKGFQRDQNLQLHRRGHNLPWKLKQRTSKEIRKKVYVCPETSCVHHDPARALGDLTGIKKHFCRKHGEKKWKCEKCSKRYAVQSDWKAHSKTCGTKEYRCDCGTLFSRRDSFITHRAFCDALAEESARAITGNPILPSQAGSSTSQMNFQFQPFNHEIPVTFSLKKEQQTGFNLRPEIPPWLLVGGGPGPGPGPGPPQPQPIGLSSSIFQSSRFSDQDYTQSHHQQQQGFMNPNPSLSGPTSGAMASPHISATALLQKAAQMGATMSNKASTVSAVSSGPGPAMLMRPHQIHVSATATAAESVSNATDFGLNLSSREDLTTGFFNSLASYGNKAANPSVVITPVTIPLSTAPHPTPSSLQDMMNSFSSVNPTGFEGSNFEDPFSILNPKNNNGSVNDDMTKDFLGLRPLSHSDIFNIAGLVNSTPNETQSQNHKTWQS; encoded by the exons ATGATGATGAAAGATTTAATGAATCAACAAGCTCAAGTACCTGGTGTTGTTATGGAGGAGAACATGTCCAATTTAACTTCTGCATCTGGTGAAGCAAGTGTATCTTCTTCGAACcgaaatgataataataataataatatttatcctCATCATCAGTATAACTTTGCTCCTCCAAATCAACAAACTCAACCTGCACAACAAatcaagaagaagagaaatcaaCCAGGCAATCCAG ACCCAGAAGCTGAAGTGATAGCTTTGTCACCAAAGACACTAATGGCAACCAATAGATTTGTTTGTGAAATCTGTAACAAAGGATTTCAAAGAGATCAGAACCTGCAGCTTCACAGAAGAGGACACAACTTGCCATGGAAGCTCAAGCAAAGAACAAgcaaagaaataagaaaaaaagtgtATGTTTGCCCAGAAACTAGCTGTGTTCATCATGACCCAGCAAGAGCTCTGGGAGATCTCACTGGAATCAAAAAACACTTTTGTAGAAAACATGGAGAGAAGAAGTGGAAATGTGAGAAATGTTCAAAGCGTTATGCAGTTCAATCTGACTGGAAAGCTCACTCCAAAACTTGTGGTACCAAAGAGTATAGATGCGACTGTGGAACGCTTTTTTCAAG GAGGGATAGTTTCATAACTCACAGAGCATTTTGCGATGCTTTAGCGGAAGAGAGTGCAAGAGCGATAACAGGAAATCCAATTCTGCCGTCTCAAGCTGGTTCTTCCACATCTCAAATGAATTTTCAGTTTCAACCATTTAACCATGAAATTCCAGTTACATTTTCCTTGAAGAAAGAGCAACAAACTGGTTTCAACTTGAGGCCTGAGATTCCGCCATGGCTATTGGTTGGAGGTGGTCCTGGTCCTGGTCCTGGACCAGGTCCTCCACAACCACAACCTATTGGCCTAAGTTCATCGATCTTCCAATCATCTAGGTTCAGTGATCAGGACTACACGCAGagccaccaccaacaacaacaaggCTTTATGAACCCTAACCCTAGTCTATCCGGACCTACATCTGGAGCAATGGCCTCTCCACATATTTCTGCAACTGCGTTGTTGCAGAAGGCAGCTCAGATGGGTGCGACCATGAGTAACAAAGCGAGTACTGTTTCTGCAGTTTCATCAGGCCCAGGCCCAGCCATGCTGATGAGACCCCACCAAATTCACGTGTCTGCTACTGCTACTGCTGCTGAGTCTGTTAGCAACGCAACAGATTTTGGACTCAATTTGTCTTCACGTGAAGACCTCACCACTGGTTTCTTCAATAGCTTGGCTTCATATGGGAATAAAGCTGCTAATCCCTCTGTTGTTATTACTCCTGTTACCATCCCATTATCAACTGCACCTCATCCCACTCCTTCTTCTCTTCAGGATATGATGAATTCTTTCTCATCCGTTAATCCTACCGGATTCGAAGGATCAAATTTCGAAGATCCATTTAGCATTTTGAATCCCAAAAACAACAATGGCAGTGTTAACGATGATATGACCAAAGATTTCTTAGGCTTAAGACCTCTTTCTCATAGCGACATTTTCAACATAGCTGGTCTAGTTAATAGCACTCCAAACGAAACTCAATCACAAAATCACAAAACATGGCAAAGTTAA
- the LOC107012348 gene encoding putative hydrolase C777.06c, whose amino-acid sequence MAVFLGIVRPPSHSLFSITRFTRQFSFTNNNSISISRKSFSRFKPIVAASLHSSSANSPNGAEISTNQSELIFLGTGTSEGIPRVSCLTNPVKTCPVCSNAAEPGSKNRRLNTSILIRHSRPSGNRNFLIDVGKFFYHSAMKWFPAYGIRTLDAVIITHSHADAIGGMDDLRDWTNNVQPSVPIYVASRDFEVMKKTHYYLIDKRDIIPGAAVSELQFNIIKEDPFVVHDLKVIPLPVWHGSGYRSLGFRFGNTCYISDVSDIPEETYPLLQDCELLIMDALRPDRSSATHFGLPRALEEVRKIKPKRTLFTGMMHLMDHEVVTERLLKLRETEGIDVQLSYDGLRVPVSL is encoded by the exons ATGGCGGTATTTCTCGGAATTGTTCGTCCTCCTTCCCATTCACTCTTTTCTATCACTCGTTTCACTCGTCAATTTTCTTTCACCAATAACAATTCAATCTCCATATCTAGAAAAAGTTTTTCTCGATTCAAACCCATCGTCGCAGCTTCTCTTCATTCTA GTTCTGCAAATTCTCCAAATGGAGCTGAGATATCTACAAATCAGTCTGAGCTAATATTTTTGGGAACAGGAACAAGTGAAGGAATTCCACGAGTGAGCTGTCTCACTAACCCCGTGAAGACGTGCCCC GTGTGCTCAAATGCTGCTGAACCGGGTAGCAAAAATAGGAGACTGAACACCAGCATCCTTATTCGCCACTCCAGGCCCTCCGGCAATCGTAACTTTCTTATAGATGTTGGCAA GTTCTTCTACCATAGTGCTATGAAATGGTTTCCCGCTTATGG GATAAGAACACTTGACGCGGTCATTATTACTCATTCTCATGCTGATGCAATTGGAG GTATGGATGATCTTCGCGATTGGACTAACAACGTCCAGCCCTCCGTTCCAATTTATGTGGCCAGTCGTGACTTTGAG GTGATGAAGAAAACTCACTATTATTTGATAGACAAACGTGATATCATCCCGGGAGCTGCAGTCTCAGAGTTGCAATTTAACATCATAAAGGAAGATCCATTCGTTGTACATGATCTTAAG GTAATTCCTTTACCAGTCTGGCATGGTTCTGGTTATCGTTCTTTGGGCTTTCGATTTGGGAATACATGTTATATCAG CGATGTAAGTGATATACCAGAAGAAACTTACCCACTTCTACAGGACTGTGAACTCCTCATCATG GATGCTTTGCGACCAGATAGATCTTCTGCAACACATTTTGGACTTCCAAGG GCTCTGGAGGAAGTGCggaaaatcaaaccaaaaagAACACTTTTCACTG GCATGATGCATCTCATGGATCATGAAGTTGTAACTGAAAGGCTACTGAAACTGAGGGAAACAGAAGGCATCGATGTGCAACTTAGCTATGATGGGCTTCGAGTACCCGTGAGCTTGTAA